Proteins encoded by one window of Planktothrix tepida PCC 9214:
- a CDS encoding class I SAM-dependent methyltransferase: MQLVDLSRQSLALQRFIQDQTLCPATFNADICAQDEMYLFALANHGIPERACIRYYFNGRRILDTVHQVLNWNFEDLNRISSFLDFASGYGRFTRFLVQDLPPQKIWISDIYAQAVEFQKEQFGVQGIVSTTYPQDYPIQQSFDCILACSFFSHLPEATFFSWLQKLYSLLSPQGILMFSVHDRLLLPSHLAISPTDILFIPNSESRSLDVNQYGTAYVGETFVANCLNTISKGEAIYSRIPQGICRYQDLYLVTRHPQKPLSSLKFSHNPQGKIEQCELTSEGNLLLKGWVSEINPHSQLEEILVFVNGTLIQNCLLSIHPSETESQWSWSCQVPLGKNSQQSIILIKAINSQGLEWVFETTTVENLIQIYSNLF; the protein is encoded by the coding sequence ATGCAGCTTGTTGATTTATCCCGTCAATCCTTAGCTTTGCAACGGTTTATTCAAGATCAAACCTTATGTCCCGCTACCTTTAATGCCGATATTTGTGCTCAGGATGAGATGTATTTATTTGCCTTAGCGAATCACGGTATACCGGAGCGCGCCTGTATTCGTTATTATTTTAATGGCCGTCGAATTTTAGATACAGTTCATCAGGTTTTAAACTGGAATTTTGAAGATTTGAATCGAATTTCATCCTTTTTAGATTTTGCCAGTGGTTATGGACGTTTCACTCGATTTTTAGTTCAGGATCTCCCTCCTCAAAAGATCTGGATTTCGGATATTTATGCTCAAGCGGTTGAATTTCAAAAAGAACAATTTGGGGTTCAAGGAATTGTTTCAACCACCTATCCCCAGGATTATCCAATTCAACAATCCTTTGATTGTATTTTAGCTTGTTCTTTCTTTAGTCATCTGCCTGAAGCTACGTTTTTCTCGTGGTTACAAAAACTTTATTCTTTGCTTTCTCCCCAAGGAATATTAATGTTTAGCGTTCATGATCGACTTTTATTACCTTCTCATTTAGCCATTTCACCAACCGATATTTTATTTATTCCCAATAGTGAAAGTCGCAGCTTAGATGTTAATCAATATGGCACAGCCTATGTCGGTGAAACCTTCGTGGCTAATTGCTTAAATACCATTAGTAAAGGAGAAGCAATTTATTCTCGAATTCCCCAAGGAATTTGTCGGTATCAAGATTTATATCTAGTCACCCGCCATCCTCAAAAACCCTTATCTTCCCTAAAATTTAGTCACAACCCCCAAGGAAAAATAGAACAGTGTGAATTAACCTCAGAGGGAAACCTTTTATTAAAAGGATGGGTATCAGAAATTAATCCCCATAGCCAATTAGAAGAAATTTTAGTTTTCGTCAATGGAACGTTAATCCAAAATTGTTTACTCTCTATTCACCCCTCAGAAACTGAGTCTCAATGGTCTTGGTCTTGCCAAGTTCCTCTGGGTAAAAATTCTCAACAATCTATTATTTTAATTAAAGCTATTAATTCCCAAGGATTAGAATGGGTCTTTGAAACAACAACTGTAGAAAATTTAATTCAAATCTATAGTAATCTTTTTTAA
- a CDS encoding DUF3110 domain-containing protein codes for MRVYVLLFNAGTENEGIHTIQMGDRNKVLMFEDEDDATRYGLLLEAQDFPTPLVEALDAEEIKEFCQSVDYDWELIASGELAIPPEQNVDKTDWQIEAEPLEEEQEEPEFASPELDDIRKRLEGLL; via the coding sequence ATGCGAGTTTATGTGCTGCTGTTCAATGCGGGAACAGAAAATGAGGGGATTCATACGATTCAGATGGGCGATCGCAATAAAGTGTTAATGTTTGAAGATGAGGATGATGCCACCCGCTATGGCTTGCTGCTGGAGGCTCAGGATTTCCCGACTCCACTGGTTGAAGCTCTTGATGCAGAGGAAATTAAGGAGTTTTGCCAAAGCGTTGACTATGACTGGGAACTGATTGCATCTGGAGAGTTAGCAATTCCCCCGGAACAGAATGTGGATAAAACCGACTGGCAAATTGAAGCCGAGCCCTTAGAAGAGGAACAGGAGGAGCCCGAATTTGCCTCTCCTGAACTGGATGATATTCGGAAACGACTTGAAGGATTATTGTAA
- a CDS encoding tetratricopeptide repeat protein, giving the protein MDITSALGFISSQLRAEKLKTLSPLETIILEEAWKGINGKRYNEIGGWYNFSGHSVKMAASKLWQRLSDLCGERVQKNNVQTVVECYYNRVAIAIPENIVNENINFIGRENAIAHLQTKINQGAKIILIQAAAGIGKTTLATEFLKNQNFDKILYLTMAKERETISPVESIVEEWLKKDFEEEPGRDFMVSLGRLKRLLQNQKIGILIDNLEPALDSEFRFIEPHRSYIELLRVLTDSMVQSVTLITSRERLCEGDITVETYRLPDLDYSAWKQYFEYYQINNHESILTEMHKAYGGNAKAMRILCGAVQEDDQGDIQAYWNFNKAELLAKPDLKNLVNSQFKRLQELDINAFKLLNRLGCYRYQDVPTVPYNGLLCLLWDVSEGEQRRVIESLKNRSLVEFKKDEFFLHPMIREEAIARLRKSGDWETANIKAAEFWTESVKSIETLQDGLTALEAYYHYVAIQDFDNAGEVITRERDKAILYSEESNYSQLKAKSLTGLGELYRIQGEFATALTHHQESIEILENIGAKCDLAEAYYQQALTYQQMGDRENSKPNFDNAIQLFTEIEAPRQVERVIKSII; this is encoded by the coding sequence ATGGACATCACTTCAGCGTTAGGCTTTATCAGTTCACAACTGAGGGCTGAGAAACTCAAGACCTTGAGTCCCCTTGAAACTATAATCTTGGAAGAAGCCTGGAAGGGTATAAATGGTAAAAGATATAACGAAATTGGAGGCTGGTATAACTTTTCAGGTCACAGTGTTAAGATGGCTGCATCTAAACTGTGGCAGCGGTTGTCAGACCTATGTGGAGAAAGAGTTCAAAAGAATAATGTGCAAACAGTTGTAGAATGCTACTATAACAGAGTTGCGATCGCCATTCCTGAAAATATTGTTAATGAAAATATTAATTTTATCGGTCGTGAAAATGCGATCGCTCACCTTCAAACTAAAATCAATCAAGGTGCAAAAATTATTTTAATTCAAGCCGCAGCAGGAATTGGTAAAACAACTCTGGCTACAGAATTTCTGAAGAATCAAAATTTTGATAAAATCTTATATTTGACGATGGCGAAGGAAAGGGAAACTATCTCGCCTGTTGAAAGTATTGTTGAGGAATGGCTGAAAAAGGATTTTGAAGAGGAACCTGGACGGGATTTTATGGTGTCCTTGGGACGGCTAAAACGACTGTTACAAAATCAAAAAATTGGGATATTAATTGATAACTTAGAACCTGCACTAGATTCTGAGTTTAGATTTATTGAACCCCATCGAAGTTATATTGAACTATTGAGGGTGTTAACAGATTCGATGGTGCAGTCAGTAACTTTAATCACCAGTCGTGAACGGTTGTGTGAAGGGGATATTACGGTTGAAACCTATCGTTTACCTGACTTAGACTATTCTGCCTGGAAACAATATTTTGAATATTATCAGATTAATAATCATGAGTCTATTTTAACAGAAATGCACAAAGCCTATGGTGGAAATGCCAAGGCAATGCGAATTCTGTGTGGTGCAGTTCAAGAAGATGATCAAGGAGATATTCAAGCTTATTGGAATTTTAATAAAGCTGAACTTTTAGCTAAACCCGATTTAAAAAATTTAGTGAATTCTCAGTTTAAGCGTTTGCAAGAACTTGATATTAATGCGTTTAAATTATTAAATCGGTTGGGATGTTATCGTTATCAAGATGTTCCAACTGTTCCTTATAATGGGTTATTGTGTTTATTATGGGATGTTTCAGAAGGTGAACAGCGTAGGGTAATTGAGTCATTAAAAAATCGTTCTTTAGTGGAATTTAAAAAGGATGAGTTCTTTTTACATCCGATGATTAGAGAAGAAGCGATCGCACGTTTAAGAAAAAGTGGAGATTGGGAAACCGCTAATATTAAAGCTGCGGAGTTTTGGACAGAGAGTGTTAAGAGTATTGAAACCCTACAAGATGGATTAACAGCTTTAGAAGCTTATTATCACTATGTTGCAATCCAAGATTTTGATAATGCAGGCGAAGTAATTACACGAGAGCGAGATAAAGCAATCCTATATTCAGAAGAAAGTAATTATTCTCAGTTAAAAGCAAAGTCTTTAACAGGTCTAGGAGAACTTTACCGAATACAAGGCGAATTTGCAACCGCACTTACCCATCATCAAGAATCGATAGAAATTTTAGAAAATATTGGGGCAAAATGTGATTTAGCTGAAGCTTATTATCAACAAGCTTTAACCTATCAACAGATGGGGGATAGGGAAAACAGCAAACCTAATTTTGATAATGCAATTCAACTATTTACAGAAATTGAAGCGCCTCGACAGGTTGAGAGGGTGATAAAGTCGATCATTTGA